A region of the Kaistia geumhonensis genome:
TCGCCGTGATGATCGCTGCGATCGCCAGATTGGTGCCCATCGCGCTGATCCAGGGGCCCGGTCCGGATCGCATCAGCCCGAACGGCAGTCGCTGGTGGACCAGGAAGAGATAGGCCGGGATTGCCCCGAACATGATCGCCGGGTGGCGATAGATCCGGTAGCGCAGCCGGCCGCTGGGGCTGAGGGCGAGATATTCCGCGACGGTCAGCGTATCGATGTCGCCGATGCCGCGCCGGTCGAGATTGCCGACATTGGCATGATGGGTCGCATGGGTGCGCCGCCACACCGAATAGGGTGTCAGCGTCACGACGCCGATGAGCCTGCCGGTCCAGTCGTTGCTGGCGCGCCGCCTGAAGAATGCGCCATGGCCGCAGTCATGCTGGATCATGAAAAGGCGCATCAGGAAGGCGGCGGCGGGAACGGCGAGCAGAAGCACCAGCCAGTAGCCGACATCCAGCGCGAACCACATCGCCAGCCAGAGCCCCACCAGCGGCAGCGCGGTTATCGTGAGTTCGACACCGCTTCGAAGCGTCCTCGTCTCCCTGTAGCGGGACAGACTCTTCAGCAGGGCCTTGGCGTCCTGGGCAGG
Encoded here:
- a CDS encoding fatty acid desaturase → MVGPAQDAKALLKSLSRYRETRTLRSGVELTITALPLVGLWLAMWFALDVGYWLVLLLAVPAAAFLMRLFMIQHDCGHGAFFRRRASNDWTGRLIGVVTLTPYSVWRRTHATHHANVGNLDRRGIGDIDTLTVAEYLALSPSGRLRYRIYRHPAIMFGAIPAYLFLVHQRLPFGLMRSGPGPWISAMGTNLAIAAIITATILLIGIGPFVMIHGPVVLIAGSLAMWFFYVQHQFDGTQWTHDETWSFHEAALNGSSHYELPRPLAWFTGNIGVHHVHHLCSSIPFYRLSEVLHDRPDLIGVGRLTLRESFRCATLALWDEGDGRLISFREVKQHQSRRDEAKAAA